GTTGCTGGTCGGCTTGCCCCTGCCTGCTCGCGATTTCGCTGCCGAACAGGTATGAGGCTCCGAGCAGAGCTAAAGGCAGCACCTCATTCGGGATGGGCAGCGCCGAGGATCCATTGCGTCCGCTGGTGTACTCGATCGCGATCCCGCCCGCACTAAGAAAGACGAGGAAAACGGCCACGATCCGATGCCGCGTGTAGATCCCGAGTGACACGGCGGCGCTGAGTACCGCGATGAGCGCAGCGAAACCGATGTTGTTCGCGCCGAAGGCAATCCCCGCAATGCCGACCGCAAACACCGCGATTGGCCAGCGCCGGCGGACGAGCAAGGGAACGGTGCAAAGAAAGACGGCCGGCGTGAAATGGCCGGTGTTGAGACCCTCCCCGATGGCCCATGCGGTCAGGCCCAGCGCCAGGACAACGTCCCGTTGACGGATGTCGAACCGGCGGGGGAGCGTGCGTAGGTCCCGCACAAGAGGACTGTAGCGAGCGGTGGCGTCGCGTGCATCCACCGGCGGGATGATTCCCGGTAGGTCCCGGGGATGACTGGCCTTCGGAATCACTCCTGCGGGCGAGCCGAATTCGTCTTGGGAGCGGACGACGCCAGCGGCGATCCGCCATAGGCTGCGGCCATCACACGGGGGCCATCAAGCCCAAAGGAGCGTGCTCCATGAGCCAGCTCATCGAGCTAAACGGTGTTAGCAAGATTTACAACGGCGAACGCGGGCATGCGGCGCTCGATTCGGTTTCTCTCGACATCCACGCCGGCGAGGTAACCGCCGTGATGGGACCGTCGGGCAGCGGGAAGTCGACGCTCCTCAACGTCATCGGCGGGCTGGATCGGCCGACGAAGGGAACGGTGCTGGTCGACGGCGCCGACCTCGGCCGGCTCAGCGAGGCGGGCCTGGCGCGTTTCCGTCGGACGACGGTCGGGATCATCTTCCAGTTCTTCAACTTGCTCAACAACCTGACGGCGTTGGACAACGTCACGATCCCGGCCCAGCTCGCGGGAATCAAGCCATCCCAGACGAGGCGGCGTGCCCTGGAGCTCCTTGAACGCCTGGGAATCGCGTCGTTGCGCGACCAGTACCCTGCCCGCCTGAGCGGCGGCGAGCGTCAGCGAGTGGCGATCGCCCGCGCGCTGATCAACAATCCGGTGCTGCTGCTGGCGGACGAACCAACCGGCGCGCTCGATTCACAGTCTGGCGACCAGGTGATGGCCATCCTTTCTGACCTGAACCGGAGCGGCCAGACCCTCGTGCTTGTTACCCACGACGAGCGACTGGCGCGGTCGGCTGCCACCCGCGTGGTCCGCCTGATCGATGGGGCCATCCTCGACGACCGCCGCGATGCGGCTCACGGCCTGGTGCAGGTCCAATGAGCGCCGTCTTGCGAAAGACCCTCGCCGACATGCGCCGGCGCAAGGTCCAGACTGCCGTCATTGCGCTCGTTCTGTTGTTATCCAGCCTTTCAGCGACACTTGCGCTGACCCTGCTCGTTGAGTCGGACGCTCCCTTTGACCACGCGTTTCAGCAGGTGCAGGGCGCGCATCTGACCATGACTTTTGCCGCGTCGGCGGTCACCGAGGCCGAGTTGAGGACGACCGGGCGGGCGTCGGGTGTGAGCGCCTTCGCCGGACCATGGCGCGTTATCCCCTGGTCGATCGAGCAACCCGATGGGCAAACGTTCACCCTGCCCCTCGCCGGACGCGACGGCCCCGGCGGTGCGGTCGACCGTCTGACACTGGTCAGAGGGCGCTGGGCGCAACTCGCCAACGAAGTGGTCCTCTCCCAGCAGTATGCGGACAAAGGTGGGACGCAGCTTGGAGACACAGTGACGGCCGGTAGCGGCGACCAGCCCGGCGCGATGACCGTCGTCGGCATCGCCGTTGGCGTCGGCAATGAACCGGGTGCCTGGACACTTCCGGCAGGGGTGCCACTGCTCACCAGCGGGAAATTCCGGACGACCTACCTGATGGAGTACCGGTTGGTACATGCCGGCACGCAGCACGACATCAACGTCGTGGCCGATGCGATCAGCGCCTCTTTCCGGCAGGGTGCTGTGCTCGATAGCAGTAGCTACCTGACCGCCAAGCTTGACGCTGATCGGACGACCGCCGTGATGATCCCGTTTCTCCTCGCCTTCAGCGCCTTTGCACTGCTGGCATCGGCCTTCATCATCGTCAACCTCGTGAGCGGGGCCGTGATTGCCGGCACGCGCGATATCGGGATCATGAAATCCGTCGGGTTCACGCCGACCCAGGTGGTCGCGGTGCTGGCTGGCCAGATGCTCATCCCGGCGCTCGTCGGCTGCCTCGCCGGGGTGCCGCTCGGCATCCTCCTCAGCCAGCCGTTCCTGGCGGACACCGCACACGCCTTCAACCTGCCGCAGACATTCGGGTTCGCGCCCGGACACGATGCGCTTGGAGTCCTGGCGATCCTTCTGGTCGTCATCGCGACCACGGTCCTGGTCTCCTTGCGCGCCGGCCGCATGACGGCCGCGACGGCGATCGCCACCGGCAGCGCTCCAGCGGCAGGCCACGGTTACCAGCTTGCCCGGATCGCGGCGCGCCTTCCCCTGCCACGCGCCCTGACGTTTGGCGCCGGCGAGTCCCTCGCCAGGGCAGGGCGGTCGGCCATGACCGTAGGCGCCATCCTGATCGGGGTTGCGACAGTTGCGTTTAGCCTGGGGCTCAGTCGATCCCTTGCCGATGTCAAGGC
Above is a window of Candidatus Dormiibacterota bacterium DNA encoding:
- a CDS encoding ABC transporter ATP-binding protein, yielding MSQLIELNGVSKIYNGERGHAALDSVSLDIHAGEVTAVMGPSGSGKSTLLNVIGGLDRPTKGTVLVDGADLGRLSEAGLARFRRTTVGIIFQFFNLLNNLTALDNVTIPAQLAGIKPSQTRRRALELLERLGIASLRDQYPARLSGGERQRVAIARALINNPVLLLADEPTGALDSQSGDQVMAILSDLNRSGQTLVLVTHDERLARSAATRVVRLIDGAILDDRRDAAHGLVQVQ
- a CDS encoding FtsX-like permease family protein is translated as MSAVLRKTLADMRRRKVQTAVIALVLLLSSLSATLALTLLVESDAPFDHAFQQVQGAHLTMTFAASAVTEAELRTTGRASGVSAFAGPWRVIPWSIEQPDGQTFTLPLAGRDGPGGAVDRLTLVRGRWAQLANEVVLSQQYADKGGTQLGDTVTAGSGDQPGAMTVVGIAVGVGNEPGAWTLPAGVPLLTSGKFRTTYLMEYRLVHAGTQHDINVVADAISASFRQGAVLDSSSYLTAKLDADRTTAVMIPFLLAFSAFALLASAFIIVNLVSGAVIAGTRDIGIMKSVGFTPTQVVAVLAGQMLIPALVGCLAGVPLGILLSQPFLADTAHAFNLPQTFGFAPGHDALGVLAILLVVIATTVLVSLRAGRMTAATAIATGSAPAAGHGYQLARIAARLPLPRALTFGAGESLARAGRSAMTVGAILIGVATVAFSLGLSRSLADVKAGLARDQQVQVSVFRQGGGGEGKGPVSGPTDQQMTALIGAQPGTARFVPETQVDVAVAGAGEPVPLTAYRGDASWLGYPIIAGRWFSSAGEAVAPTAFFTRTGQHVGDTITVTLSGQDLHLRLVGEIFDIQGDNVLLRTAWGSLSGNPEAHQYEIQLRPGTNANVYAGAMASGNPGIGIDVRGRGGVDTAFILINSTLAGLALILTLIALAGVFNTVVLNTREKARDIAILKGIGMTPWQVTAMVLASVSLLGIVGTLVGLPAGMVLHRNILVLMGQIASGTNIPSQYFNVFDLGLLIGLAASGLLIAMIGALIPAQWAARSRVTEVLQTE